The DNA window ACCCTGGGAGGCGCGGTGAACACGGCCTCAGGCCTAGTGTTCTATGCCGGCACCCAGGACTACTACCTGCGAGCGTTGGACATCGAAACCGGCGAGGAACTGTGGAAAGGCCGGCTGCCGGTCGGTGCACAGGCCACGCCGATGACCTACGTCTCGCCGGCGAGCGGCCGCCAGTACGTGGTCGTTTCGGCCGGCGGCGCGCGGCAGTCACCGGATCGCGGCGACTACGTCATCGCTTACGCACTGCCGGCTGACGCCGAAAACGCCACTCCCTGACCGACCCGACGAGGTCACCGGAGATCAAACCTGGGGCGCCGAAAGGCGCCCCAGCTCGTTTTCGAGCTCGGCAACGACAGCTGATTCTCGCCACCTGAGCCAATGGTGCACACGCACTACCGCGGCACGGCGGGATCAGTCCAGCGCCGTATCGGTGCGAAGTCGCAGCTCTTTGGGAATCGGGTGCCCACACTCAGTGAGGAACTGGGCGAGCGCGAAGTAGAGGGCGCGAAGTTCAGACGTGGCGTCGTCCTCGCGGTGACAGAAGATGATCGGCGAAGTGATGTGCTCGACCAAGGGCCGATAGGAAACGCCAGGCGAAGTCACCAGGCGCGCGGACGCGGGCACGATCGACACACCCGTACCCGCGGCGATGAGGATCAAGGCGGTGTCGTACTGGTCGATCTCGATGGTCCGCGACAGCGAGACCCCACGACTTTCGAACTGCGCCAGCACGTGATCGGCCAGGCTGGGGCGTGGGTTGTTGGCATAGACGATGAAGGGCTCGTCTTTCAGCGCCACCAGCGGCATCGCCTCCTCCAGCGTCGCCAGCGGATGGTCGTTCGGCAATGCGACCACCATGGGCTCTTCGCGCAGCACGATGCGCCGGATGCCTTCGGCAGGCACTTCGACCCGACTGATACCCGCATCGATCCGCCCAGTGCGCAGGGCATCCACTTGCTCCAGGCTGTTCAGCTCAAGGATCCGTGCTTCGACGCCAGGCAGCACACGCCGATACTCGCGGATGATGCTGGCCAGGCTGCTGTGGAAGTTGGCGGGCACCACACCGAAGTTGAACACCGGCCGCTCATCGCTCAGCAAACGGCGCATGCTGGTCACCATCGCCTCGGTCTTCTGCAGCACTTGTACCGCCTGGTCGTAGAGCAACCGCCCGGCCGGGGTCAGCACCAGCGGTCGTGAGTCCCGGTCGAGGAGCGGCGCACCAACCTCGGCTTCAAGTTCCTGGACGCGCTGGCTCAACGGGGGCTGCGCCATGCGCAACTCCTCGGCTGCACGCGTGAAGCTGCCAAGGCGCGCCACCGTGACGAAATAGCGAAGTCGTTTGAGGTCCATTTTCATATCGATAAACGTATAATGAACGCCGATCCGCCCTACCCGCACGAGTGGCACGACGCTTTTCATATCAAATCGATATGAACCTTATCAAAACGGTGGTTCTTCTACCAACCGCTCGTCTTTATACTACCTGGTCGCATCTCGCCAGAACGCGCGCAAAGCGCTCATCTCCGAAGGGGTCTATCCAGATGGCACCACAGACCAATCGACGGCTGCCCATTATCGCCGCGCTGCTCCAGGTACCGCTCCAAGGACTAGGTTCCGCAGGCGCGGCGCTCGAGGCAGCCCAATCATCGCGGCGAAGGTGAACCTCGGCCATCCTGCGCCAGCGCTTTAATCAAGCAAGAATCGAGCGATCGAACATCATCAGCAGCTGGACCCGATCCAGCTTTGCGACCAACGCCTGGATATCCGCGACATCGTCGGCGCCGTTCGCCCGATGGCCAAGGTCCATCGTTTCGAAAAAACGCCTCGCGCCATGGACCGAAGCGGCAGCGACATCACGATCGAACTCATCCAGCGCTTCGCCGATGCCGCCTGAGCGCAACCCAATGGCCACAATTCCATCCACCACTGTGCAAAGAGAAATTCATGCAAACCGAACTCATCATCGACAACCTCTCTCGTCCAGCCGAACACGGTGCCACCTTCGAACGGCGTCATGCGCTCACCCAGGAACTGGTGACCACCGCCGCCGCCGCCTCTGTCAACGATGCGCTCGCGGCGGCCGAATCCGCGGCCAAGGCGTTTGCATCCTGGTCGGCCACCGGCCCGACCACGCGGCGTACCTTGCTGCTCAAGGCGGCCGATCTGCTCGAACAGAAGCTGCCGGAGTTCTGCGAGGTCATGGCGGCTGAAGTCGGCGCTCCGGAACTATGGGCCAGATTCAACGTGCTGGGCTCCGCCGCGCTGTTCCGCGAGGCCGCCGCCCTGGCGACGCAGATCCAGGGTGAAACCCTGCCCACCGACAAGCCCGGCTCGCTGTCGCTCACCGTCCGCCAGGCGGCCGGCGTGGTGCTGAGCATCGTGCCGTGGAACGGGCCGGTGCTGCTCGGCGCGCGCGCCATCGCCTACCCGCTGGTCTGCGGCAACCCGGTGATCCTCAAGGCCTCGGAGAACAGCCCGCGCACTCATGCGCTGCTGGCCTCCTGCCTGTACGAGGCCGGTCTGCCGGCCGGCGTGCTGAACTTCCTGACCACCTCGCCCGAAGGCTCGGCGGGGGTGACCGAAGCGCTGATCGCCCATCCAGCCGTGCGCCGGATCAATTTCACCGGCTCGACCCGCGTAGGCCGCATCATCGCCGAGACTTCGGCCCGCCATTTGAAGCGCTGCCTGCTCGAACTGGGTGGCAAGGCGCCGTTCGTGGTGCTGGATGATGCCGACCTGGACGGCGCGGTGAATGCAGCGATGTTCGGTGCATTCCTGTACCAGGGCCAGATTTGCATGTCCACCGAGCGTTTCGTGGTCGATGAAAAGGTCGCCGACGCCTTCGTCGAACGCTTTGCCGCACGCGCCAGGGACCTGAAAGTGGGCGATCTGACCAATCCCAACCAGTACGCGCTTGGCCCGATGGTCAGCTCGGCCTCGGGCGAACGGCTCAATCACATGCTCCAGGATGCGGTGGACAAAGGCGCCAAGATCGTCGCCGGCGGCAACGCCCGCGGCGCGGCGATGGATGCCACCATCGTCGACCACGTCGAGCCCGGCGTGATCATCTATGGAGAGGAGACCTTCGGCCCGGTCACCACCATCGTGAGGGTGCGCGATACCGAAGAGGCCGTGCGCGTGGCCAACGACTCCGAGTACGGTTTGTCGGCGGCGGTATTCGGCAACAACCTCACCCGCGCCATCTCCGTGGCCTCGCGTATCCAGGCGGGCTGTGTGCACGTCAACGGTGCCACGGTGCAAAACGAAGCGCAGGCGCCCTACGGCGGGATGAAGAACAGCGGCTATGGGCGCTTCGACGGCCGTGCGGTCATCGACGAGTTCACCGAGATCAAGTGGATCACGCTCGAGGATCCTACCCAGCCTTATCCGTTCTGAGCGACGCCACCTGCGTCAAGTGCCACCGCTTGCCCATCACCGATGGGCAAGCGGTTTTTTTTGCCGTGTCCACTGCTCCGGCGCCGAACGCCCCGAGCCGCAGCCCGCTCTTCGTTCGGATCGGGAGGTTGATCCACATACCCCCCGGGAGTATCATCGGATACTCCCCTACAGTATTCAGGAGCACCCCATGCCAAGCACCGCGCAAGAGAAGCGACGTGTACTGGCTCGCGTGCGCCGCGTGCGCGGTCAGCTAGATTCACTAGAGCGTGCGCTGGAGGAAGGGGCCGAATGCGGCCCGGTGCTCCAGCAAATCGCAGCCGTGCGCGGTGCAATCAATGGGTTGATGGCCGGCGTGCTGGAGAGCCATCTGCGAGAAGAGTTCGGTCATCTCATAGAGCCCAACGTAGCTCAGCAGAAGTCCATCGACGATGTCGTTTCCCTGGTGCGCTCCTATCTTCGTTGACGCGCCATCAGTTATTTCTTCCATAAGAGGGCCTACCATGAAATCTCGCGCCGCCGTTGCATTCGAAGCTGGCAAGCCGTTGGAAATCGTCGAGATCGACGTTGCCCCGCCGCAGAAGGGCGAGGTGCTGATCAAGGTCACCCATACCGGCGTTTGCCACACCGACGCCTTCACCCTATCCGGCGATGACCCCGAGGGCGTATTCCCCGCCGTACTGGGCCATGAAGGCGCAGGCGTAGTGGTCGAGGTCGGCGAGGGTGTCACCAGCGTCAAACCCGGCGACCACGTCATCCCCCTCTACACCGCCGAATGCGGCGAGTGTCTGTTCTGCAAATCAGGCAAGACCAATCTTTGCGTGGCCGTGCGCGCCACCCAAGGCAAGGGACTGATGCCGGACGGCACCACCCGGTTTTCCTATAACGGACAACCCATCTACCACTACATGGGCTGCTCCACCTTCAGCGAATACACCGTCGTCGCCGAGGTCTCGCTGGCCAAGATCAGCCCCGAGGCCAACCCTGAGCATGTCTGCCTGCTGGGCTGCGGCGTGACCACCGGCATCGGCGCGGTGCACAACACCGCCAAGGTGCAAGAGGGTGACTCGGTCGCCGTATTCGGCCTGGGCGGCATCGGCCTGGCAGTCATCCAGGGCGCGCGCCAAGCCAAGGCCGGGCGCATCATCGCCGTCGACACCAATCCGTCGAAGTTCGACCTCGCCCGTAGCTTCGGTGCAACCGATTGCATCAATCCCAAGGACTTCGACAAGCCGATCCAGGAAGTCATCGTCGAGATGACCGGCTGGGGCGTCGATCACTCCTTCGAGTGCATTGGTAACGTCAACGTGATGCGCGCCGCGCTCGAATGCGCCCATCGCGGCTGGGGTCAGTCGGTAGTGATCGGTGTAGCCGGCGCCGGCCAGGAAATCAGCACCCGCCCGTTCCAGCTCGTCACCGGCCGCCGCTGGCTCGGCTCGGCCTTCGGCGGCGTCAAAGGCCGCAGCCAGCTGCCGGGCATGGTCGAGGATGCGATGAAAGGCGAGATCGACCTCGCTCCCTTCGTCACCCACACCATGCCGCTGGAGCAGATCAACGAAGCCTTCGAGCTGATGCACGCAGGCAAATCGATCCGCACCGTCGTCCACTACTAAGAAGTCATCGCTCGTCCATGGCGCGGTATACACCGCGCCCTACCACCGGGACATCATCATGAATTCGATCAGCATCCACCCCACCGTGGACAAAGGCATTGCACCCGAACAGCAGGGCTTCGCGGGGGGCTCCTGCAATGCCTCTGCGAGAGCGACAAGGTCGAGGTCAAAATCGAGTCCCAGACCCAGCATAACCACGCCTGCGGCTGCACCAAGTGCTGGAAACCACAAGGCGCGCTGTTCGCCGTGATCGCCGTCGCACCGCGCGACAAGGTCAGCGTCGTCGCCCACGGCGAGAAGCTCGAGATCGTCGATGAAAGCGCCACCATCCAGCGCCACGCCTGCCGTGAGTGCGGCGTGCACCTGTTCGGTCGTATCGAAAACAAAGACCACGCCTTCTATGGCCTGGACTTCGTCCATACCGAGCTGTCACCGCAAACCGGCTGGGCGGCACCGGGCTTCGCCGCCTTCGTGTCGTCTTTGATCGAAGGCGGTACACCACCGTCGCACATGTCTGCGATCCGCGAGCATTTGCAGCAGCTGGGCCTTGCGCCCTACGACAGCCTCTCGCCCGCGCTGATGGATGCGCTGGCTACCCATGCGGCCAAGCAAAAAGGCACCTACCGCGAAGCATGAACCAAGCAAACCATTCGTCCGGGAATACCCCGGACGAATGGTCTGTGGCGACAGGCGGCATCGCGCAAGCGCTCGCCTAGCGTCGGTGCACCAGCTTCAATGACTGCCTATGGATGCGGTCCACCCCGGATGCGCCTCCAAGCGCTGGTCGATGGCACGCATCGCCGCCAGGCTGCGGCGAAGCTTCAAGTAGATATCACCGCCATAGTCCCAGCCCAAGACCCCTATGCTGCCGCTGTAGCCAATCCGGTCCAGGGCCGCGACGACCGTGAAGTTATCGAGTTCGCCCCGATCCGGCGGCTCCATGGTCGCCACTTGCCCCCACCCCAGCGGCGACATCGCGCTGCCCGACAGCACCACCTGCATCAACCACGGCTCGATCGCGGCCAGACGCTCTTCGAGGCGCCCTTCCTGGCTTGCGAACCAGTGATAGCCATTGAACGAAGCGCCCAGGCGCGGGTGGTCGAAATGCTCGCACAGGCGCACGACCTGCGAGGTGGTCTGGGTAACGTGGTGCAGGTGTGGATACAGCGCGATACGCAGGCCACGCCGCTCGGCGATCGGTAGCAGCGATTCGATCATGCGCATGATCGCCCCGGAACCGTTGATCGAGGTCTGCACCGCCAGCTCGATCAGCTCCACGCCGTCTACGCGCTCGACGATACGGCGCAGCAGTGCATCATTGCGGCCTTCGTGCAGTACCAGGTACAACGCAGCCACATCCAGGCCGTGGCGCTGCTTGACCGTGGGCAGAAGCGAAAGATCGGTGAGCGGCTGTCCGCTCCAGGCCGAGACGGTGATGCCGTCGTAGCCGAGCTCGGCGAGCATTTCGCACTGCGACTGGAAGGCATAGACGCCCATGGAGCTATAGAAGAACGAATCCAGTGCGTGAATGGGATGAGCCATGACCATCGTTCCTCGGCTAGTTAGGGAGTTCAGTCATGATCGCCCAGTCGGGATGCGCCACCAGCCGCTGCTCCATCGAACGAAACGCGCTCATGGAGCGAGCCAGGTTGCCGTAGACGTCACCGCCCATGCTCTCCCAGCCCATTACGCCATAGCGGCCGGCATAGCCCCGGCGGCTCAGCGCGCCGAGCAGGACGAAATTGTCCATCTCGCCCTCATCCAGCGGCTCGATGGTGGCAACGCCCCCCCAGCCCAGCGGCGACATGCGACAGCCTGCGATGTTGACCTGGCGCAGCCATGGCCAGAGCGCGTCGAGACGCTGCTCCAGCGCACTCTCCTGCGTGGCGTACCAGTGGTAGCCATTGAACACGATGCCCAGGCGCGGATGGTCGAAGTAGCGGCAGAGCTCCACCGCTTCAGTCGTGGTCTGCATGCCATAGCGCACGTGCGGATAGAGCGCGATATCGATGCCGCGGCGCTCAGCGATCGGCAGCAGGCGTTCGAGCATCCGGCGATCACCGTCTTCGACCTTGTCGCCGGAGTGCAGCGCCAACTCGATGCTGGCGCAGCCTTCGAGCGACTCGAAGATGCCAGTGACGAACGACTCGAGCCCCGGACGATGGATCAGGTAGAGCGCACCCACGTCCAGCCCCCATTGCGCCTTCACCTGCGGCAGCTGATCCAGCTCTTTGCTCCAGGCCGAGACGGTGATGCCCTGGTAGCCGAGTTCGGCGAGCATCTCGCACTGCACGGCCAGCGGATAGGTGCCGAGCTTGGTCTGGAAGATGAAATCCATGTGGTGCAATGGATGGTTCATGACTGGCCTTCCGAGCTGTCTTGCTGCGGCTTCAGACTGGGGAACACCGGCAGCAGGTATTCGCCCAGTTCGTCGATCACCTCCCGAGCCGGCCGACGCTGCGGCTTGAAGTGCAGCCCGACGTGCGACACGCCTTGCTCCTGCTGGCGCAGCCATAGCTCGCGCAGGGCGTTGCGCCCACCTCTCAGCACCCGACCGGGCTGGATCGGCATGTTCGGATCGCGATCGAGGTCGAACAGCGTGCCGTAGCCATAGGGCTTGAACACGCCCGGTTCGCTGACCGCACGCCACTGCGCGAGGATCTGCGGAATCCTCAGCGGATCGGCGATGTAGGATATGATCCCGTCGGTGTTGCGCGCCGTCCATTCGAGGGTCTGGCCTGCGTGACCGATGACGATGCTGGGCAGACGCGGCGCGGCCGGCTTCGGCACCAGGTCCAGGCCACCGTCGAGACGGCCATAGAAGCGCGACGCATGGACCGGCCAGGCACGCTCGGTGGCAGCGCGGATCATCTCCAGTGCATCGCGAAAGCGCTCGGCGCGGTTGTCGAAGTCGACGCCGAAGGCCGGGTACTCGACCGGACGGTCACCGGTCGCAAGGCCGAGCAGAAAACGCCCGCCCAGCAGTTGGTCGATCGTCGCCGCCTGCTTGGCCACGATCAGCGGGTCGCGCAGCGGCAGCACGATGCCGGCGGTACCGATCGCGATCCGACGAGTGATAGCGGCGAGAAATCCCGCATAGACCAGGGGATCGAGCACCTGGCCGACATCGCCGAAATACGGATCATAAAAAGGCACGTCGCGCAGCCACAGCGCGGCAAAGCCAGCCGCATCGACCTTTTGCGCCATCTCGGCATGGTCGGCCAGGGTCGGTCCGGGACTGTCGGGATAGCTCTCGAGCGGCGCGATGAAACCGAAGGTCAGGTGGCCGGGCTGGAATACCCGGGCATAGCCGGGATGCTGCGCAAGCTCCGACGGGAGCGCGCCCTGCGGATGGTTCTGGGTCATGGATATCTCGCCTGTAGGAGGGTCCAGGCATGCAACGGTGCGGCCCGAACGAAGACGATCAATCTAGCCCTCTGCATTCGAAAGAAAAATGGGCTAAATTTCCAAACATATCGGAATGAAACGCATCAATCGACCATGAACTACTTTGGCGCACTCGAGGCATTCGTACAGGCGGCCGAAACCCGCAGCTTCACCCAGGCCGGGCGGCGGCTGGGCGTATCCTCGTCGGCGATCGGCCGCTCGGTGGCCCGGCTGGAGCAGGAGCTCGGTGCCCGGCTGTTCCACCGCTCCACCCGCGCCATCGCCCTTACCGCCGAAGGCGAGCTGTTCCTGTCGCGCTGCTACCGGATCTTCGCCGAATTCGACAAGGCCAAGAACGAGCTCAGCCGATCGACGCAAGAACCGCGGGGCCGGCTGCGAATCAGCCTGCCCCAGCTGGGGGTGCACCTGATGCATCACCTGGCCTCGTTCCAGCAGCGTTTTCCCCACATCGAGCTGGAAATGGACTTCAGCGACAGGCTGGTCAACGTGATCGAAGAGGGCTTCGACGCGGTGCTTCGGATCGGCGAGGCCGATGATTCGCGCTTGACCCTGCGCCGGCTGGGCGGCTACCGCCATCGGTTGATGGCCGCGCCGGACTACCTTTCCCGCCGGGGCACGCCGCGCCGACCAAACGACCTGCTCGAGCACGCCTGCCTGCGCTACCGCTACCCAAGCAGCGGCAAACTCGCGCCGTGGCCGCTGCACGCGCACAGCGAGCCGCTCGATCTGGAGCTGCCGCAGACAGCCATCACCAACTCCATCGACCCATTACTGACCATGGCCGAGGCGGGCCTGGGCATCGCCCTGCTGCCGGATTTCATCGTCGCCGATGCGATCACCGCCAAGCGCTTGGTCGCGGTGCTGGACGACTACGTAAGCGACCAGCGCGATTTCTTCATCCTGTGGCCAGCCAGCCGCCAGCCCCAGCCCAAGATCAAAGCCTTGGTCGATTTCATGGCCGCCCGGCTCAGCGGCGACGGATGGCAGGAAGAAAGCTGAGCCGCACCCGCCTCGCCCGACGACCCACTTTGTCGGCACGACCGGCCGCCGGCTGTCGAGCATCGCGCCCGCTATGTCACTGCGCCCAGGGCGGCGTGCGCAGCGCATCCACCAGGAAATCCACCAGCCGGCGCACTTTCAGCGGTAACTGCTTGCGCGTCGGGTAGACCGCGAAGATGCCCAGTTCCGCTGCATGGAAATCGGGCATCAGCTCGACCAGCGCACCGCTGCGCAGGTCTTCATGGACCAGGAAATCAGGCTGCAGGATGATCCCTTGATGCGCCAGCGCCGCAGCCCGGCAGGTATCGCCGTTGTTGGCATGGATGCGCGAGCGCGTACGTACCGTCACCTCGCCGGCGGGCCCCTGGAAGCTCCATACATCTCGGGATGACCAGTAGCTGTACGAGACTACGTCGTGCCGGGCGAGCTCGTGCGGATGGGTGGGCGCACCGTGCTTGGCGATATAAGCCGGCGAGGCGCAGAGCACCATGCGCGTGCGGGCGAGCGGGCGGCTCACCAGGCTTGAGTCGGACAGCCGCGCGATGCGGATCACCAGGTCGTAGCCCTCCTCGACCAGATCGACGACGCGGTCCGACAGCACGATGTCCAGGGAGACCTGCGGGTTCTCCGCGGCGAAGCGCCCCCAAAGCGCAGCCAGGTGCAGCGCGCCGAAGGTCTGCGGCGCGCCAATGCGTAAAGGCCCCTGCACCTGCAGCGAACTGCACCCCACCTCAGCCTCGGCCTCCTGCACGGCCAGCAGGATCTCCTTGCAGCGTTGATAGTAGGCCTGGCCCTCGCTGGTCAGCGACAGGCGACGCGTCGTTCGCTGCAAAAGGCGCGTCCCCAGGTGCTGCTCCAGTTCGGCGACATGGCGTGATATCGCGGGCTTGGACAAGTCGGTTGACTCCATGGCGCCGACGAAGCTGCCGGCCTCGACCACGGCAGTGAAGGTTTTCATCGCTTGCAGAAGATCCATAATCTCTAAACTCAAAACAATTTGTGCATGATATGCATATTTATCTCGAAATGGATAACCAATAAAGTTCCCTCACACCAAACGGCCTTGCAGATCACTCACTCTGCCGTCGGATCTCCAAGCGCCGCGACTCAACCAAACTTTGAAAGGACTTTCCATGAACCCCCTCCGAGTTCTCCTCGACAGGGGGATGATCAGGGGGGAGATTGGGCGGTCGTCATATCGTTCTTCCTCAACTTTCAGGCAGAAGCATTTTGAGCTTCAGTCTGGATAGGCGTCACGGAGAACCCGAGCTGCTTGGCGAGTCGACGCATGGAACGTTGCTTGGTTTCCAGCGCCTGTGCCTCGTAGTACTGGAGTCCGTGTTCGACATAGTCCAATCCTTTGACCATGACGCGCCAGAACAGCGCCGCGAGTTTGCGCGCCAGGGCGATATTGGCGATCAATCCACCTCGGCGACCCGCCATCCGACGGTAAAAACCGCCCAGCGCAATGTGTTTGCTGCGAGCGAGGCTGCGGGCCATGACGCAAAACAGGCGCCCAGCACGATTACGCCTGCGCTTGGCCGAGCGTTGGCGCTTACCGCTCTGATGACTCCCGGGGGCCAGCCCGGCCCAAGCGGTGAAGTGTTTCTCGGTCGGCCACTGGGTCAGGTCGGTTCCCACTTCACCTATGAGTTGCAGGACGCTGTAGTCCGTATGGGCGGGAAGCACGGTGAGATCATTGCCTCCACACAGAGCCACCAGCATCGGATGCAGGTCATCGATCTGGGGTGCATTGGCACCGCCTCGCTTGTGCGCCTTGGACGGCGGCGACGTCGGAGGATCGACGTCGATCGAACGGAGCACCGCTTCGATCTGTTGGTCGCAAGCCCTGATCAAACGCTGGTAGTGCTCCCAGCTTTCCAGCGCCTGGCGCAACGCGAACAGATGCTCCTCGGCCCAGGTCCCTTGCAGAGAGGCTTTGATCCGTTCGGCCTTCTGCTGGCGGATCTGCACGTCGCACAAAGCCAGCAGTCGCTCAGGATCGCGTTCACCCTCGAGCATCGACCGGATCACCGCCATGCCGCTGCGGCCCACCAGGTTGCTGATGACATCGTGCAATTTGATGTTCATCCGCTCCAAGGCCTTCTGCAGATGCTGCACATGCCCTGCGGCCAGCGTGATGTGGTCCTGGCGCAGTCGCAGGTAATCCTGCAAGCGCCGGATCTCGGCTGGGGGCACGAAGCCTGCCCGCAAGAGTCCGTGCGCGTGCAACGTCGCTCCCCACTGGCAATCCTTCATATCCGTCTTGCGACCCGGCAGATTGCGGGTGTGCTTACCGTTGACCATCAGCACCTGTAGTTTCGCGGCTTCCAGCACGCTGTACAGGGGCAGCCAGTAGATCCCCGTGGCCTCCATGGCCACCGACTTCACCTTCTGCGACAACAGCCAGTCGCGTAGCTCATGCAGCTGTGCCGTGAACGTGCCGAATACCTTCGGCTCCCCCCCGGCAATCGACACATGCATCTGCTCGCTGCCGACATCCACGAAGGCTGCCAATGGATCCAATACCGGTAAGTGGGCCATCTTATAGCTCCTGGGAACGGGTCGATGGAGAAGGGGTTACCGCAAGCCCGGTCGTGTTCTGGGAAGACAAATCTTTCCAACGGGAAGCCAGGCTCACCATAATGCGCAGCAGCCCACGACCAGAGCCATTCTCACCACCGGGCACCCGGCACCAAAAGACATGCGGCCACGCTGCTTGCGGCAACACAGCCATGCTACTCGGGTTCAAGGTCCATGCGCAGTGCCATCGCGATGGCACAGGAGGCTCACCATGAACATCACTCTGGTTGGCGCAGGCAACATGGGCGCGGGTTTCGTCAAGCAGCTCACTGCGGCGGGCCACCAAGTGCGGGTGACCGCACGCGACCCAGCCAAGGCCCAGGCCCTGGCCGACACCTATGCGGGTGCCACGGCTGTAACGCCTGCCGAGGCACTGGGTGACTCGCAAGTCGTCATCGTCGCCACCGGCTATGCCGATGCCGTCCCCGCGCTGAAAGCGCTCGGCTCGCTCGAAGGCCGCATCGTGATCGACATCACCAATCCGCTGACCGCCGACTTCAT is part of the Halotalea alkalilenta genome and encodes:
- a CDS encoding LysR family transcriptional regulator, coding for MDLKRLRYFVTVARLGSFTRAAEELRMAQPPLSQRVQELEAEVGAPLLDRDSRPLVLTPAGRLLYDQAVQVLQKTEAMVTSMRRLLSDERPVFNFGVVPANFHSSLASIIREYRRVLPGVEARILELNSLEQVDALRTGRIDAGISRVEVPAEGIRRIVLREEPMVVALPNDHPLATLEEAMPLVALKDEPFIVYANNPRPSLADHVLAQFESRGVSLSRTIEIDQYDTALILIAAGTGVSIVPASARLVTSPGVSYRPLVEHITSPIIFCHREDDATSELRALYFALAQFLTECGHPIPKELRLRTDTALD
- a CDS encoding LysR family transcriptional regulator, encoding MNYFGALEAFVQAAETRSFTQAGRRLGVSSSAIGRSVARLEQELGARLFHRSTRAIALTAEGELFLSRCYRIFAEFDKAKNELSRSTQEPRGRLRISLPQLGVHLMHHLASFQQRFPHIELEMDFSDRLVNVIEEGFDAVLRIGEADDSRLTLRRLGGYRHRLMAAPDYLSRRGTPRRPNDLLEHACLRYRYPSSGKLAPWPLHAHSEPLDLELPQTAITNSIDPLLTMAEAGLGIALLPDFIVADAITAKRLVAVLDDYVSDQRDFFILWPASRQPQPKIKALVDFMAARLSGDGWQEES
- a CDS encoding LysR family transcriptional regulator; translation: MKTFTAVVEAGSFVGAMESTDLSKPAISRHVAELEQHLGTRLLQRTTRRLSLTSEGQAYYQRCKEILLAVQEAEAEVGCSSLQVQGPLRIGAPQTFGALHLAALWGRFAAENPQVSLDIVLSDRVVDLVEEGYDLVIRIARLSDSSLVSRPLARTRMVLCASPAYIAKHGAPTHPHELARHDVVSYSYWSSRDVWSFQGPAGEVTVRTRSRIHANNGDTCRAAALAHQGIILQPDFLVHEDLRSGALVELMPDFHAAELGIFAVYPTRKQLPLKVRRLVDFLVDALRTPPWAQ
- the gfa gene encoding S-(hydroxymethyl)glutathione synthase — protein: MQCLCESDKVEVKIESQTQHNHACGCTKCWKPQGALFAVIAVAPRDKVSVVAHGEKLEIVDESATIQRHACRECGVHLFGRIENKDHAFYGLDFVHTELSPQTGWAAPGFAAFVSSLIEGGTPPSHMSAIREHLQQLGLAPYDSLSPALMDALATHAAKQKGTYREA
- the frmR gene encoding formaldehyde-responsive transcriptional repressor FrmR, with the translated sequence MPSTAQEKRRVLARVRRVRGQLDSLERALEEGAECGPVLQQIAAVRGAINGLMAGVLESHLREEFGHLIEPNVAQQKSIDDVVSLVRSYLR
- a CDS encoding aldehyde dehydrogenase produces the protein MQTELIIDNLSRPAEHGATFERRHALTQELVTTAAAASVNDALAAAESAAKAFASWSATGPTTRRTLLLKAADLLEQKLPEFCEVMAAEVGAPELWARFNVLGSAALFREAAALATQIQGETLPTDKPGSLSLTVRQAAGVVLSIVPWNGPVLLGARAIAYPLVCGNPVILKASENSPRTHALLASCLYEAGLPAGVLNFLTTSPEGSAGVTEALIAHPAVRRINFTGSTRVGRIIAETSARHLKRCLLELGGKAPFVVLDDADLDGAVNAAMFGAFLYQGQICMSTERFVVDEKVADAFVERFAARARDLKVGDLTNPNQYALGPMVSSASGERLNHMLQDAVDKGAKIVAGGNARGAAMDATIVDHVEPGVIIYGEETFGPVTTIVRVRDTEEAVRVANDSEYGLSAAVFGNNLTRAISVASRIQAGCVHVNGATVQNEAQAPYGGMKNSGYGRFDGRAVIDEFTEIKWITLEDPTQPYPF
- a CDS encoding TIM barrel protein, coding for MAHPIHALDSFFYSSMGVYAFQSQCEMLAELGYDGITVSAWSGQPLTDLSLLPTVKQRHGLDVAALYLVLHEGRNDALLRRIVERVDGVELIELAVQTSINGSGAIMRMIESLLPIAERRGLRIALYPHLHHVTQTTSQVVRLCEHFDHPRLGASFNGYHWFASQEGRLEERLAAIEPWLMQVVLSGSAMSPLGWGQVATMEPPDRGELDNFTVVAALDRIGYSGSIGVLGWDYGGDIYLKLRRSLAAMRAIDQRLEAHPGWTASIGSH
- a CDS encoding sugar phosphate isomerase/epimerase family protein: MNHPLHHMDFIFQTKLGTYPLAVQCEMLAELGYQGITVSAWSKELDQLPQVKAQWGLDVGALYLIHRPGLESFVTGIFESLEGCASIELALHSGDKVEDGDRRMLERLLPIAERRGIDIALYPHVRYGMQTTTEAVELCRYFDHPRLGIVFNGYHWYATQESALEQRLDALWPWLRQVNIAGCRMSPLGWGGVATIEPLDEGEMDNFVLLGALSRRGYAGRYGVMGWESMGGDVYGNLARSMSAFRSMEQRLVAHPDWAIMTELPN
- a CDS encoding S-(hydroxymethyl)glutathione dehydrogenase/class III alcohol dehydrogenase encodes the protein MKSRAAVAFEAGKPLEIVEIDVAPPQKGEVLIKVTHTGVCHTDAFTLSGDDPEGVFPAVLGHEGAGVVVEVGEGVTSVKPGDHVIPLYTAECGECLFCKSGKTNLCVAVRATQGKGLMPDGTTRFSYNGQPIYHYMGCSTFSEYTVVAEVSLAKISPEANPEHVCLLGCGVTTGIGAVHNTAKVQEGDSVAVFGLGGIGLAVIQGARQAKAGRIIAVDTNPSKFDLARSFGATDCINPKDFDKPIQEVIVEMTGWGVDHSFECIGNVNVMRAALECAHRGWGQSVVIGVAGAGQEISTRPFQLVTGRRWLGSAFGGVKGRSQLPGMVEDAMKGEIDLAPFVTHTMPLEQINEAFELMHAGKSIRTVVHY
- a CDS encoding LLM class oxidoreductase, whose translation is MTQNHPQGALPSELAQHPGYARVFQPGHLTFGFIAPLESYPDSPGPTLADHAEMAQKVDAAGFAALWLRDVPFYDPYFGDVGQVLDPLVYAGFLAAITRRIAIGTAGIVLPLRDPLIVAKQAATIDQLLGGRFLLGLATGDRPVEYPAFGVDFDNRAERFRDALEMIRAATERAWPVHASRFYGRLDGGLDLVPKPAAPRLPSIVIGHAGQTLEWTARNTDGIISYIADPLRIPQILAQWRAVSEPGVFKPYGYGTLFDLDRDPNMPIQPGRVLRGGRNALRELWLRQQEQGVSHVGLHFKPQRRPAREVIDELGEYLLPVFPSLKPQQDSSEGQS